GACAAGTGGGTTACTGCGGCTATATTAAGCCTTGTTTGTGGCGTTTACACTATTTTTGAATGATTGAGTAAATTTGTCAGttctccaaaaacaaacaaccaaaaaaaaaaaaaaaaagggaggaagaagaagaagaagaagaagaaatggttgTGTCCATATAAAGATAACTATTTTCTTCTAGCAATGAATTGTGCCTTTTTAGACTTTAAATTCTTGCAATACTTAAAACTATGTTCTCCTCTACATGCTTTGTGTTTTAGGCATCTAGATATTGGAAAAATGTCAAACGGAGGTTCTCTTAACGCCGAACTATCCAAGAAGACATCCATTTTTGGTCTTAAGGTATGGGTTCTAATTGGGATAGGAGTCGGGGTCTTCATTGTATTGATCCTTTCCGTACTAGCGATATGCCTTACTGCTCGGAGGAAGAAATCGAGGAGAGTGTCCGAGAATCTACCCCAGACCCGAATCCCACAAGTTTCAAAGGAAATTAAAGAGGTAAGAGTGGATCAAATATCAGCTAATGAATTTGTACCCCGGGATGGGATTCTCCTCACCATTCACGACAAATCCAGCGACAGAGAATCGGATAAGGTCATGGTTCATTTGGGCATGGGAAAAATGAAAAATGGGGACAGCAGCCATTCGGGTTCATTTCATCACGTGGAGAAAGATGGTGAGTCTCAGTCGGGCGAAGAAGGGAGCTCAGGAACAGTTACTGTTTACAGAGCGTCGTCTTCGCATCCGGTAACAGCTCCGTCGCCATTGACAGGCCTGCCAGAATTCTCTCACCTCGGTTGGGGCCATTGGTTTACATTGAGGGACCTTGAACTTGCAACCAATCGCTTTTCAAAGGAAAATGTCCTTGGGGAGGGCGGATATGGGGTTGTTTATCGTGGCCATCTGATCAATGGAACACCAGTAGCTGTGAAGAAGCTTCTCAATAACCTGTAAGTGCAACACAAGATTGTGCTTTTGTGACCCTGTCCTTGGCAAATGTCACTGTTCTTGAATACCAGTTTTTGGCATGCGTTGTCTtggttttgttgatttctctattATCTTTTGTAAACCTTTGTCTTGTTTTTTTCCCCAGAGGCCAGGCAGAGAAGGAATTTAGAGTGGAAGTTGAAGCTATCGGTCATGTCCGCCACAAAAATCTAGTTAGGCTTCTTGGATACTGTGTGGAAGGCACCCACAGGTGCGGTGTCcttaatctttctttcttcttcttcttctcccttttcttttcttttcttttctttttctggatATTTTTGCTGATGTGATTTGCAATTCTCTATGTAATACATCATACCCAATCACTCGTTCTATGTTCTTTTGTTTGGtttattcaaaaggaaaaagaaaaaaaaaagaaaaaaaaaaagaagaagaagaaggaaagatatAGAGTGGATGTGTGAGAATATAGTAGTAGTTGATGCTTCTTGCAATTTGTGCTGAGTTACATGTTTACAAATCTTGGTTGTTGAATATGTCAACTCTGGAATGAAACACTCTGTTTTTCCTTTAATGTCTTTTAAGGgtttgtttggttgcaccaaatttcatgaaatattatgaaaatttgcacaaaattagattgattaataatgaaatttcataatatttgctCCAACCTAACCCACCCTGAAGGAGGATGAGTTGCCAGTTTCTAAGGTTTTGATTACACTGTATAAAAAAAAGCAGGATGCTGGTTTATGAGTATGTCAACAATGGAAACTTGGAGCAGTGGCTTCATGGGGCCATGCGTCAGCACGGATTTCTTACTTGGGAAGCTCGTATAAAGGTTCTCCTCGGCACCGCCAAGGCGTAAGTCCCCTTCTATTCATCAAGTCTGGATTTGCAATTTTTCTTTTAAGGGAAATGCTaacatccccaccttcatgggacaTTGGCAACGTCCCCAAAGCTTTTTAGTGATACATGGCACACCCAATAATCAATCCAGTCAGTCCATTCAATAGTATCATTGGGAGAAAGTCGTGGTGCAGGAATCACaccgattggatgatcctaaccctttgaatggagcTATTTTGTTACAACCGcccatttttcatgggccataattgcatggttagaatcatcaaaccaaagtgctcctttggaatcataagcaatacaaactgggatctatcaaatagatgttaaaGATGACGATTGAACCTATTTTGTTTCCCTGCTCGATCTTGATTGTCCATATTTTATGATATTGATAGGATGTTTTGGACCATCTGATTGATGTGATTTTTGCAATACAGCTGGACCCCAAttatatgaatgaatgaaaagcCTGGATCCATGAATGGCTGTCCCATGTGTCGTTTAAAAGATTTGGGGGCATTACTAACATCCCTGTGAAAGTGCGGATGTTAGCAaaacccttctttttctttttatttttataaattttttgtaGTCACTGTTCAACGGTTTGAACTCAACTCAAAATGCAGACCAGTTAGACTTACCTGAGTCAGTAAGGAAATTCATTTATTGGATAAAATTGGCCAATTTGATCATTGACTTGTCCAATTTCTATAAAATCAGAGTTTGGAGTTTGGACCCAGTTCTCTCTTGTACTGGATTTCTATTGAGAACATGGCATTTTTCTTGCAGCCTTGCCTATTTGCACGAGGCGATTGAGCCAAAGGTGGTGCACCGTGATATCAAATCCAGCAATATATTGATTGACGACGATTTCAATGCCAAGGTGTCTGATTTTGGCCTAGCGAAGCTGCTGGGTGCTGGGAAAAGCCACATCACAACTCGAGTAATGGGGACCTTTGGGTAGTTCCTTCTAACCTACAACCTGTCATTGACTTTGTGGCATGCATCTGCAACAGTTCTCATCCAATTGTTTTCTTATGACTTGCATAATtgtgtgcatgtggggcccatggttcagtgaacCAAAATCTGATGGGTCTCACTGGATGTGGGATGCTGCAGAAGTGTATGAGATTGAAAGATCTAACTCATTGATGTTTTGCCTTTTTTGTTAATTGCGGGCCATTTTGTTCCTTTTCTGTTGGCTTGCTAAACATCTATTTGAAGGGTTCAGATCTTTCTGTCTCAGAGATTTTTGAGGCATTCCCAATCTATGGCaggtcccatcagatcaacagtatGGATCACCGAACATTGGACCCACAACAGCTTCAGAGAACTGTACATTTGTGGACACTCAATACCCTATGATTCCTctgttcctttaaaaaaaaaaaaaactaaatagaaAACATGGTGATTCTCAACAGTATTTGAATAAATTATCATATTTTCCTTGTTTTTTCAGATACGTGGCACCAGAATACGCAAATACTGGCCTTTTGAATGAAAAGAGTGACATTTACAGTTTTGGAGTTGTCGTATTAGAAGCAATTACTGGCAGAGATCCCGTAGATTATGGTCGCCCTGCACAAGAGGTATGAAAACTGCCAAATTCTTTGAGTGACATTTTATCCCGGATAGAACTAAATTCTGCATTATGCCATCCAACAATCTTTTGTGGATAATTTACTCACTGTTTGGATAGTTTCCTCAATAACTACAGTAAATATTACCGATCATCTGCTGATATCTGAGTAGATTCACTATCTTCTTACTCATCATCTATGTCCTATCACCATTGTCATCATGGCTATCTTTGACTTTCAAACAATAATTTGGGATTGGCAAAGTTCTATGATCATCCGCTCACcaaacatcaaccttcctctGTTAATCGTGCCCTTGGAACCGGCCATGTCAGAGGATCAGATTGGCACCAATCAGATACGGTCTTGGACCTACTAAGTATCAATCCGTGCCCAACTAGAGGCCCAATTTCCAAGCGAAGTGATAAGCATGAAGCATCCACACACATGAATGGTCATGCTCGA
This DNA window, taken from Magnolia sinica isolate HGM2019 chromosome 14, MsV1, whole genome shotgun sequence, encodes the following:
- the LOC131224857 gene encoding probable receptor-like protein kinase At5g18500 isoform X1, which translates into the protein MNCAFLDFKFLQYLKLCSPLHALCFRHLDIGKMSNGGSLNAELSKKTSIFGLKVWVLIGIGVGVFIVLILSVLAICLTARRKKSRRVSENLPQTRIPQVSKEIKEVRVDQISANEFVPRDGILLTIHDKSSDRESDKVMVHLGMGKMKNGDSSHSGSFHHVEKDGESQSGEEGSSGTVTVYRASSSHPVTAPSPLTGLPEFSHLGWGHWFTLRDLELATNRFSKENVLGEGGYGVVYRGHLINGTPVAVKKLLNNLGQAEKEFRVEVEAIGHVRHKNLVRLLGYCVEGTHRMLVYEYVNNGNLEQWLHGAMRQHGFLTWEARIKVLLGTAKALAYLHEAIEPKVVHRDIKSSNILIDDDFNAKVSDFGLAKLLGAGKSHITTRVMGTFGYVAPEYANTGLLNEKSDIYSFGVVVLEAITGRDPVDYGRPAQEVNLVDWLKMMVGSRRSEEVVDPNIETRPSTRALKRALLTALRCVDPDSDKRPKMSQVVRMLESEEYPIPREDRRHRRNQGGSAEIESQRENSDTDKSDNLDSRSESRRERRSLNK
- the LOC131224857 gene encoding probable receptor-like protein kinase At5g18500 isoform X2 — protein: MSNGGSLNAELSKKTSIFGLKVWVLIGIGVGVFIVLILSVLAICLTARRKKSRRVSENLPQTRIPQVSKEIKEVRVDQISANEFVPRDGILLTIHDKSSDRESDKVMVHLGMGKMKNGDSSHSGSFHHVEKDGESQSGEEGSSGTVTVYRASSSHPVTAPSPLTGLPEFSHLGWGHWFTLRDLELATNRFSKENVLGEGGYGVVYRGHLINGTPVAVKKLLNNLGQAEKEFRVEVEAIGHVRHKNLVRLLGYCVEGTHRMLVYEYVNNGNLEQWLHGAMRQHGFLTWEARIKVLLGTAKALAYLHEAIEPKVVHRDIKSSNILIDDDFNAKVSDFGLAKLLGAGKSHITTRVMGTFGYVAPEYANTGLLNEKSDIYSFGVVVLEAITGRDPVDYGRPAQEVNLVDWLKMMVGSRRSEEVVDPNIETRPSTRALKRALLTALRCVDPDSDKRPKMSQVVRMLESEEYPIPREDRRHRRNQGGSAEIESQRENSDTDKSDNLDSRSESRRERRSLNK